TCTGTTGCGCAACCAATGGTTTCGTCGGAGCCATGAAAATAATCTTGGAGCTGGGAAACCATCGTAAAAAGTTCAACATTACTGTGGAAGCGATAAAGGTTTTACCTAGACCCGTGGGCAACGCCACCAATAGGTTGTCGTAAAATGCTTTTCGGACAATGTTATATTGATAATCTCGAACTTCAAAGTTGGTGGGATAAATGTAGGTTTGCAAGTTCCCAAAGTCCATTTCATGATGAGTGGGAATGTTAATTTTCGGTGCAGTGGGTAATGCGTGCTGTACTTTACATTTGGAGCTCGACACATTTGAAAGTGAGGCTGTTGTCTTCTTGATGTTGGTGATCTTTGCTTGTGGAGTAGTATTAATTTTCTTCTGTGATTGCAGTTGTTGTAGTCGTTGTAGTCGTTGCAGTCTTTCCTTGGGTTGCCTTTCCACCAATTGTCCTCCGTTGATCGCATCTTGAATCACAGGATCATTGTCATCATCTGAGAACTCCCAGTCGTCAtctacatcatcaatttgcaTATTCGTGGGGACAATGTATTGGTGGAAATGTGATGAAGTGAAACGCGTATGAGCATATAACGCGCGACATGAAAATCTTTGCGGTTCTAATCACCCGTTTATCGATACCCAAGCTATGCTGAATAAGGAATCCAATGAACCAGATACAACACACGACCCATACGCTGTACTAGAAAAGGGTATTCAAAAACTACAATTACCAATTTCGGATCTCCTACGAAGTCACAATGAActtgttgttcaaaatcTAAGCATAATGTCCAATTTGGCAACTATACCCAAACTCGATCAAGATCTCAAGACAAGGCTAAATAAAGAATAACAGTATTTGTTGCAACCTATATAGCTTCTACTCAAGACCAAAGTTATCTCCCAATAAACCATCTAAGTCGAATTCCTTAGCCCACGATGTAACAACTGTAGTTTGTTCAACCTTTGGTGGCTCTTTTTCCCCACGCAAAGAGCTCTTTGGTCCATCCATGTTCACTTCGGTATCAGCTACACTCTGTTTGGACGCTTTGGGTAATGTCCATCCAATAACTCTACCATCTCTCCAATCGTTGAGTACAGACATTGCTGCAGCTTCTAAATTAGGAACACCTCCTTTACCTAACCTTCCTTTGGTTCTGGCAACATGTATCAAAAAATGCTTGGCAAATTCCTCTAAATCAGTCGAAGGTAATGGTGGTAAATCATAATACTTCTTCAATCCTTCAGCCATTTCTGTGTTTTgtgaaaactttttcaaaagtaattTAACAGCACCAGTTGGATCAGTAATCAGTTTCGGTGGAATAGCTGATAATAATGCCAATTTAgccatttgttgttgtttcgATTGCTTTTTAGAATTTATAATCTCATCAGGGAAAACAATACCGGGAGAATCCAAAATCTTTAGTTTGTTGTCAATTTTTACCTCTCTCATTGACGTTGTAACACCGGCTTGATTTCCAACAGGACATGCTCTGGAGTTATTGTTGTGTCTCTTGGTAAGCGCGTTGATTATTGAGGATTTACCAACATTTGGATAACCAATGACACCAACAATAATTGATCTTTTCAAGTTAGATTTATTAGCATAGCTCTTCAATGCTTTCATTAAAGAATCTGACGTTATAGTTCCTGTTAATTTTTTGTTAAAAGAAGTTGCATTTGTTGCCCCAGGACTTGCTTTGATGGGTAATGTTGGAAATGATGagttcaaaaagtttaGCCATTGATTTAAAGCTTCTGTAGGTACCAAGTCAACCTTATTTAAAAGTAAAATAAGTCTCTTACCAGGGCTTTGCAATACTGCTTGTTCAACCTTTTTTGATCGGGTGGATTCGGGATCTCTAGCATCGAGGACATATAAAACAACATCAGAGGCTTCAACTACCGACTTAAATATCTTGTCATAGGATTTGCGTGATTTATCCAAACTGGTTTGGTCTTCCTCGTCGTCTTCAACTTCGCTCAATTCATACTCGACATCCTCGTCGGAATCAATCATATCATTGCCTTCGTTGTCTCCTTCACCATTATACTCCTTAGCAGCAGATTGCGCTGACTCTAACAATGCTGCTAATCCATTTGCTCCgtcatcctcttcatctaaatcttcctcttccatgtcatcatcatcaacgtCCTCACCTCTAGCCAATGCCTCTTCCTTCTCTCTTTGCTTCTGTAATTTGAGTTCgtcttttctttccttttccaaaCGTCTACTCTCCTCTAATTCTGATATTATTTGGTCTTTGTATGGGAAACTGGCTGGAATACCTGGGTCCTTCCTATGTCTTGATTTCCAGGTGACGTCCTTCTTGGCTATTTTCTtgtcttttcttctttttgccGCTGCCTTCTTTTTAATACCCTCTCTCATACGAGTGGTTACTCTTTTCGAAGTAGGCTTCTTTACTCTCATGGTTGTTTGGCGGTTAGTAATAGTAGTCTCtggtaaatcaaatcaactttgtTGCAGATGAGATGCCCTAAAATATTTCgaacaagaaaaaaaaacataaaGAACTGAAGATTAAAATGacacaaaaaagaatagaTATAAAAGAGGTTCGcattttgcaatcaaaatGCATAATTATGATAAAACTATATAGAGTGTACCCAATGATTAGGGAATTAGGTAAAAGAGATACTTTCATCACATGAAAACCATCTCACAACCACTTCATCTTCACTTGGACTCATAATCAGTGTCACTATCCTCTTTGTTTTCCCCATTTGGACTTTTCACCACCCTATCAAAATCATGTTTTCTGTTTTTGATGTTGCTCGGTTTCAGATACCCAACATGTTCACCAAGGTCCTCTTTCTGTACTTGCCCAACCATTTTCTCCTTTGCCTTAATGATATCAAAACCCACCGTCTGTTGGGTTatatctttcttttcattaatGTATCTAACCTTCCCTTGTGTTTTCTCAGTCGCCGAAGGCCCTTTCAATACTGAGTTTACTAACCCTTTTGGCTTCTCCACTTCGAGCAGAATGTTCTGTAGTGGTAAGTTAGCCAGTGCCTTTACCTCATTTATTGTGTCTTCCGCGCTAGCTTTGCTATTCGACACGAGTGTGTCTTCTTCATTAAACGGAGAATTCAAACGCAACTCTTGAAGGTCTTTGGATAACAACCTATTTAGTAACTTCTGCTTCACAGTTGTCTTGAAGTTATTTTTAACTGTTGGTACTTTCCACAAGACATAATCAGAACCTTTTTTGATATCCTCTGGTGTGAATACGATCTCGACAGAGTCTCTAAATGGTATAATAGCTGATTGTGTGACACCAGAGACAAGCAATATTAAGGGTATGGTGTAGATTTGCATTTTATGGTATAGCAAAAGAAGTCGGTGAAGTAGTTGATATCCAACAGTTGtcttgatttgttttgtacAAATTAAGAAAATAATGTGCTACGAAACATACCAAACAAATATATTTTACACCGTTTCTCTACTCGTCACATGCACATGTGTTCGTATTTGAACTCTAATTATTCTATTGATGGTTTTGGTCGGTGAGAAGACAAGTTACTCAAACTCCTCGATAGCGACTCTCTACTGTTTCTTTCAGAAGCTTGATAGAAGGAACCCCTATTTGGAACAACGAATGGCCTATTCAAGAAATCATTAATCTTTGGGTTGTAATTGTTTATGTTTGATACCGGGCTGGAAGAGCTAAAGCGCGGAATTGGCGTGTCATCAAAATCTCCATCCAACCCAATCGCCAGTCTAGTGCGTAGAACAGATGCACCGGAACCAGGGCCAGCACCTTGTAAAGACGGTGATGCACCGAGATTAGGGGCCCCACCAACACCTTCTTCTAAAGTGATGTTTTGGTCGATTCGATCGTATAGAGAGAGTCTGTTGAAAACATTGTCCAAACCGGGAACCTTCGAAACTAAACTGGCAGCCCCTTTTCTAACCAGCATTGGAACTCTAAACCTTCTGATTTTCCCCTTCCAATTTCCAAAGTGTCCAGGAGCGATTTTGAATAACAAATAGCCAAAGAAGCAAAACACAATTAAAGAATAGAATGCCACACCAAACGGGGAATCGctttcatcatcactatcATAGTCCGATTGATATGACTTCCCTAAAGTTCCACCCGGAACAAAACTCTTGCCCGATATTTCACTAGGGTATATTCCAATCAGCAATTTTTCCTTCGTGTCTGACGGATCAATCTGAGAAGAggcaaacaacaacattttcCCCAATGTCCATGATAATTCTTCTCCACCGACTGAGTCAGCAGATTTAAACGGCACATGTTTATTAGTGACATCGTCTGACTGATTGTTCTCTTGTTTATCTGAGTCTGTCTCGAAGCCAATTCTCGGAAGTTCAAATCCTTCATGGAGAATATTCATGACCCAGCTCGCCTTAAAGCACgcatctttcaaaaacttaTCCGGATCAAGATTCGAATAGTCCCCTTTCTTTGCGTTCTGCAATATGGTGTCCCAATTGTTTTCACAAAATTCCTTCACCTTCAAATTGAAGGCTTTGTAATCATATTCGCCACCACTGTGAAAAATATCATTAGCTGTATACCAGTATTCAGATATTCCTACAAATTTGtccttttcaaaatccaTTTTGGGCCCATGAATCCCGTTAAATAAACAAGGATCATCTTCACACGGAATCGATTTCATTAGCAATGGGTAGATCGATTTGATGCACATTTCGTAGTTACCCACTCCGCGTATTTTGTATGACTTTCCGTTTAGGTTATAGTCCAATGTAGCACCTCTTGGCAAACAAGGGTCAtttatattgttgtttaatttttcattgacCAAAGACAAGTTAATCATTTGCTCAATAAATCTTCTGCGTGCTTCGTTTGCACCAAACCCTAGCCATGTCTCAACAAAAACGTTCCACGTTTGAGTTTCACCATTTATATTCCGTAGTGTTACTTTAGAAAGATCGTTGTTGtgtttctcaatttggtcCTTGGGAGGAACGAATGCTATTTGAGTCGAGGCCCCTCCCATATCCATAAATCCAATAGACTCGTGGTTCTCCAGTTTTGGATCGTAATTGTTGAACTGTCCCATCAAGTAGTTCAACCCCAACCAACCGTAAATTCCTTCCGTAGaaccatcaattgtttgaacaAAGTTTTCACAATCAGgtaaataaaattttgtatttttccGAATACTGGAACATGTTTCGGCTAAAATGTTCTTTCTAGTTTTCTTTGACAATAACCTCATACCGGCTGTACtcaaaacaaatattgGCGTTGCGGAGTGTTTTTCACTGGGTATTATGCCTTCGgcaaatttcatcaactctGCATAATGCTTAGGCCAAATCTGTTTAATCTGTCCACTAGTCTTGTAAGTTGAAATTCCAGGAGTTATCTTCTTTGTCCAATCTTTATGTAGTGAAATCTTGGGAGGTGATTGAAGCACTTCAGTATCAGTAGACTTTGATTGCAACTTAGGGTTTGCCCATTTATAAATTTGTATCCTAGATCCAGATGATCCTGAATCGATAACAATACCATAGTTCTCGTCCCCAATGCCATTCAGCATAATGTCGGTGTGAGCAGTGTACTTTTCTCTTGACTTGGAGTCTCCAGTTTTGTTGGAACTTTTGTATATGGTGTATGATTATTTCTCAGGGCCTTAGAAGAACGCGAAAATTACAGCGGAACGGCTCGTGGAAGGATTCACCCCGCCAGCTACgttcatcatcaacctATCAAATAACAGGTAACCATATCAATTATACATAATTTAATTTAAGAAGCATGCTAGTTCTTCCAAACGCACCTCCCACACCagttcaattgaacaaccCTACCCCAATATTACCCCAAAGTGTTTTAACACTACGTTCCTCTTTGCAAAGACCGAGTCTATCAAATTATAACGAGTCGATCCGGTATGTGGTAAACCTCGAGCAATACCTTGATGCCATTATTGACTTAGCCAAGTCAACAGATCCAGTCAGTACATTTATCTGTACCAACATTCCATGGTCAAATATAAGCAAGGGTGATGTCAAACTGAAActattcaaaatgaagTCAAGCAAAGCTGTTGTTAATAAGTGGACGTTGTCCAATGAACTTTCAATGACTCTGATATCTGCAACTTTGATTTACCATAGAGTAGCGTCAGAGTTATCCAATGAAACGATTAGTTTGGACCTAGAGCTACCCGCAAAGCCGGAAGATTATAACGAGAACTGGAAACAGGTGATGAGTTTGTATAAAAAATCGACTTCGATGATGTTATTTGCTCAGCAGATagttcaaaatgaaataaaatcaaaccaaGGTGTTCTATGGATCAACCCAACACTTTATTCGTTCATAATGAAAGTTACTGACGTATCAATGCAGATGTCTGTACTATCCAAATTCTTATGGATCAGCAGATATACATTTGATCGAAATGAAGTTGTTAGTGCCGGAAATAGTATGACATTGGCGAAAGTTGCAATATATTGCATGAATGAGATCGATGTAATTCAACGAATACTAGAGGATCTCAATATCTCAGTGGAAAATAGCATAAAATCAGGTTCAGGGGTGATAAATCTTGATTACACTGACTGGAATGCATATTTGCAGGTTGTACAGAGATATATTAATGGCTACGCTGGGTTCTATCTAGCTGTTCAAAATTACCGAGACAACAAGTATGGTCATGCTTTAGGGTTAATTCAATTTAGCTTGTTGTCGCTACAAAGCAAAAAAGATTTACCTACATCATCAGTTTTGAATACAAAGGTCACTTTGAAACACTTCAGAGATAGGGTATCTCATAGAAAGCAAGAGAACATACTCCTGAATCTAAGCTCGGTGTCCACTTTGGATATAAACGAGTCTGCCTTTAATGGAAAAGCGGGAATTGTATTGAACGATTTGTCGTACCTATTTGACCAACTTATCAGATTGAATCTCAAAATTTCACTGGAAAACAACACATtgtattttgatgaaattgtgcACTGGTCAGCAATAAACAATGATTCGAAATGGCCCATTGGCTGCAAGATTCCGGTCTCCCAAATCGAGGCTTATTCCCCGAGACAAACCAAGGACAAGATTGAACAGGATTACACCGGTCGAGGGGAATATTATTGAAGTTAGATAAACCCGTATTCAAAGGAAATTTACACAGCAAGTAACAACTAACAATTCATAAAAATATAAACTATTGAAAATACTATAGATTTAAATGACTCACAAAGATGAACTAAACGTAGAACATGGCATTCCTTATTCCAATGGGTAAGTTATTGTCAAACTTCATTTTGAATTCTTTGAGAAGTCCTGGCGTTGGAGCACCTTCTTTAACAACTGAGCCAACATAGTAACTTCCACGTATACACAAAAGATCTGCATGGCAAGCTGTGAGCACCACTTTGACACTCTTCGTAGCTCTTCCAAATGTGTGACAGAGGTTGTATGTAATCTTTTGAATCTTGTCTCAAGTGTAATTATTTTCACTATTTAAAACGTAGTAATGTGCAAGAATACCGGCGCCATGTAAAGTCTGCTGTGATTGATTGCAGAAGTcaaagaatgaaattgatgtgGTATCATTATCGATGGTAGTTCCAGGAGTAACGTTATCATTAGAAGTAACAGccactttcttctttgtcaCAGAGTCAACCGCGTTTTGCTCAAGAGGAATGAATCGTGTGTGATGTTTTTtgacaacaatttcaaatgtgatTTTTGGGTTATAGTTGGGCATATTATGCTGTTTACcgtattcaacaaaaacagcTCTGATGTTTGGCATTCCctcaaaattggataagTAGTTATTGACTGCATCTTTGACCTTTAACGCTAATCCTttgcttttgaatttttgacCTTTAACGCTAATCCTttgcttttgaatttttgacCTTTAACGCTAATCCTttgcttttgaatttctttcaCTTTATGACCTTATCCCTCTGGTCTTCTTGAAACTCAACCAAGTAAACATGCAACTTTAACCCTGCCACctgaaatttgaaatagTTCCTCCCAGCATCAGCCTTAACACCGAGACTTCCATAATCCCgtctcaattgaatctcGTACGgatatttttcaatttgggtAGCACAGTCTTGATTGTACTTTTGTCAAGCGTTCAAAACATCTTCATTTAAGGCTTTGGATTCAAAGTGAACGTTGAACTCACCGAGTTTGTGCAAGCTATGACCAACGAATCCACCTCTAGCTGAAGCTCCAGCTATACCGACTGTTCTATTCCTTCTACCTTGTGAACCTGTTTGAGGAAGTCTACGTCTACCACGACCATTTGCTCCACCTCTGCTTCTGCCGCCTCCCGGTGCACCGCTCGttttaaattcaattgttgtggGGGCAATG
The Candida orthopsilosis Co 90-125, chromosome 5 draft sequence genome window above contains:
- a CDS encoding Ynd1 protein (S. cerevisiae homolog YND1 has nucleoside-diphosphatase activity, nucleoside-triphosphatase activity, has role in protein glycosylation and localizes to microsome, COPI-coated vesicle, Golgi apparatus, membrane), translating into MSNGIGDENYGIVIDSGSSGSRIQIYKWANPKLQSKSTDTEVLQSPPKISLHKDWTKKITPGISTYKTSGQIKQIWPKHYAELMKFAEGIIPSEKHSATPIFVLSTAGMRLLSKKTRKNILAETCSSIRKNTKFYLPDCENFVQTIDGSTEGIYGWLGLNYLMGQFNNYDPKSENHESIGFMDMGGASTQIAFVPPKDQIEKHNNDLSKVTLRNINGETQTWNVFVETWLGFGANEARRRFIEQMINLSLVNEKLNNNINDPCLPRGATLDYNLNGKSYKIRGVGNYEMCIKSIYPLLMKSIPCEDDPCLFNGIHGPKMDFEKDKFVGISEYWYTANDIFHSGGEYDYKAFNLKVKEFCENNWDTILQNAKKGDYSNLDPDKFLKDACFKASWVMNILHEGFELPRIGFETDSDKQENNQSDDVTNKHVPFKSADSVGGEELSWTLGKMLLFASSQIDPSDTKEKLSIGIYPSEISGKSFVPGGTLGKSYQSDYDSDDESDSPFGVAFYSLIVFCFFGYLLFKIAPGHFGNWKGKIRRFRVPMSVRKGAASLVSKVPGLDNVFNRLSLYDRIDQNITLEEGVGGAPNLGASPSLQGAGPGSGASVLRTRSAIGLDGDFDDTPIPRFSSSSPVSNINNYNPKINDFLNRPFVVPNRGSFYQASERNSRESLSRSLSNLSSHRPKPSIE
- a CDS encoding GTPase — encoded protein: MRVKKPTSKRVTTRMREGIKKKAAAKRRKDKKIAKKDVTWKSRHRKDPGIPASFPYKDQIISELEESRRLEKERKDELKLQKQREKEEALARGEDVDDDDMEEEDLDEEDDGANGLAALLESAQSAAKEYNGEGDNEGNDMIDSDEDVEYELSEVEDDEEDQTSLDKSRKSYDKIFKSVVEASDVVLYVLDARDPESTRSKKVEQAVLQSPGKRLILLLNKVDLVPTEALNQWLNFLNSSFPTLPIKASPGATNATSFNKKLTGTITSDSLMKALKSYANKSNLKRSIIVGVIGYPNVGKSSIINALTKRHNNNSRACPVGNQAGVTTSMREVKIDNKLKILDSPGIVFPDEIINSKKQSKQQQMAKLALLSAIPPKSITDPTGAVKLLLKKFSQNTEMAEGLKKYYDLPPLPSTDLEEFAKHFLIHVARTKGRLGKGGVPNLEAAAMSVLNDWRDGRVIGWTLPKASKQSVADTEVNMDGPKSSLRGEKEPPKVEQTTVVTSWAKEFDLDGLLGDNFGLE
- a CDS encoding Mph1 protein, whose amino-acid sequence is MSNKESNEPDTTHDPYAVLEKGIQKLQLPISDLLRSHNELVVQNLSIMSNLATIPKLDQDLKTRLNKE
- a CDS encoding argonaute protein, with translation MPNIRAVFVEYGKQHNMPNYNPKITFEIVVKKHHTRFIPLEQNAVDSVTKKKVAVTSNDNVTPGTTIDNDTTSISFFDFCNQSQQTLHGAGILAHYYVLNSENNYT